A region of Lycium barbarum isolate Lr01 chromosome 1, ASM1917538v2, whole genome shotgun sequence DNA encodes the following proteins:
- the LOC132642668 gene encoding uncharacterized protein LOC132642668, translating to MAQEMGMFTVHHTVGNVLCCKCGISMQPNAANMCANCLRSEVDITEGLQKHVIICHCPECDRYLQPPRTWIKAQLESKELLTFCVKRLKNLNKIRLVQAEFIWTEPHSKRIKVKLKVQKEVLHGAILEQAYTVEYVVQDQMCEACTRVQANPDQWVAAVQLRQHVSHRRTFFYLEQLILKHDAAARAIMIKQMDQGIDMFFSNRSHAVKFVEFISKVVPSRSRNDKQLVSHDVKSSLYNYKYTFSVEICPVCREDLICLPPKVANSLGNLGPLVICTKVSNNIALLDPFTLRNCFLDAEQYWRSSFKSLLSSRQLVEYIVLDVEAVSSAVNIGGSKYTLADAQVARVSDFGKNDTIFNVRTHLGHLLNPGDYALGYDLYAANSNDSELDKYKGFVLPDVILVKKSYEEKWQKKRGKSRSWKLKSLNMEIDENVKGRDHEEKNSSEYEQFLRDLEENPDLRFNISLYRNKEYQPSEMASVTDGDDAPPSVPLEELLADLDLSEVEADDNDSMME from the coding sequence ATGGCACAAGAAATGGGCATGTTTACAGTGCATCATACAGTTGGAAATGTTTTATGTTGCAAATGTGGTATAAGTATGCAACCAAATGCTGCGAATATGTGTGCCAACTGCTTGAGGTCTGAAGTTGACATAACAGAAGGTCTCCAGAAGCATGTTATCATATGCCATTGCCCTGAATGTGATAGATATTTGCAGCCTCCGAGGACTTGGATTAAAGCCCAATTAGAATCAAAGGAGCTATTGACATTCTGTGTGAAGAGGTTGAAGAATTTGAATAAAATTCGTTTAGTGCAGGCAGAGTTCATTTGGACTGAACCTCACTCCAAGCGAATCAAAGTCAAGTTGAAGGTTCAGAAAGAGGTTCTTCATGGAGCTATCCTTGAGCAGGCTTACACAGTTGAATATGTTGTCCAAGACCAAATGTGTGAAGCTTGTACTAGGGTTCAAGCTAATCCTGATCAGTGGGTGGCTGCAGTGCAACTAAGACAGCATGTTTCTCACAGGCGAACCTTCTTCTATTTGGAACAGCTTATTCTTAAGCATGATGCTGCTGCTCGTGCTATAATGATTAAGCAAATGGATCAAGGAATTGATATGTTCTTCTCTAATCGGAGTCATGCTGTAAAATTTGTGGAGTTCATATCTAAAGTTGTTCCCAGTCGTAGCCGTAATGACAAACAACTAGTGTCTCATGATGTTAAGAGCAGCCTTTACAACTATAAGTATACTTTTTCAGTTGAAATTTGCCCAGTTTGTCGTGAGGACCTGATTTGTCTTCCACCAAAAGTTGCAAATAGTTTGGGGAATCTAGGGCCACTTGTGATCTGCACCAAGGTGAGTAACAACATTGCTTTACTTGACCCATTTACTCTCAGGAACTGTTTTCTGGATGCGGAACAGTATTGGAGGTCGTCTTTTAAGTCCCTACTTTCTAGTAGGCAACTTGTGGAATATATAGTTCTAGATGTTGAGGCTGTTTCTTCTGCGGTGAATATTGGTGGATCTAAGTATACTTTGGCAGATGCCCAAGTAGCTCGTGTGTCTGATTTTGGGAAGAATGATACAATTTTCAACGTACGAACCCATCTCGGGCATCTTCTAAATCCTGGGGATTATGCACTTGGGTATGACTTATATGCTGCTAATAGTAATGACAGTGAGCTGGACAAGTATAAAGGCTTTGTTCTCCCAGATGTGATACTGGTTAAGAAGAGCTATGAAGAAAAATGGCAGAAGAAGCGTGGGAAGTCTCGTTCATGGAAGCTGAAATCTCTCAATATGGAGATTGATGAAAATGTAAAGGGTAGAGATCATGAAGAGAAGAATAGCTCTGAGTATGAACAATTCTTGAGAGATTTAGAGGAGAATCCAGATTTGAGATTCAACATATCCCTTTATCGCAACAAGGAGTATCAGCCATCAGAAATGGCATCTGTGACTGATGGCGATGATGCCCCCCCTTCTGTCCCGTTGGAGGAATTGTTAGCTGATCTTGATTTAAGTGAGGTGGAAGCTGACGACAATGATAGCATGATGGAGTGA